The following are encoded together in the Anoplopoma fimbria isolate UVic2021 breed Golden Eagle Sablefish chromosome 13, Afim_UVic_2022, whole genome shotgun sequence genome:
- the LOC129100976 gene encoding transforming acidic coiled-coil-containing protein 1-like isoform X5 — protein MNKNQDVGPVSSQEVDSLDNLTGSSPNDRSFGLDQNLNLTLSSRPSPGVGLLPSSPLPQPQALRPPSLAFLSPLNKPDPSEVDDQAPVSSDSSPDSNLISSHDSCVDPDLLNGNMNSNTQNTKLTCETNGTIITNSCKVKQTQSMQNDFSGQDDHRGDHATDEEKLASSASVKPDKDQSDCHMTSKPEDSDCCPVQFEDPCKLKNKLEGSEMQKTGSRVLDSICISEEEKQAVLTLIREEIITKEAVANDWKKKYEDSKQEVSEMRKIVAEYEKTIAQMIEDEQRNNQSSQKALQTVTTEKEAALADLNSVERSLSDVFRRYENMKSTLEGFKKNEEVLKKCAQEYLARVKQEEQRYQTLKIHAEEKLDKANEEIAQVRAKAGSENMAMAASLRKEQMKNESLEQALQQKNQEMEELTKICDELIAKMGRID, from the exons ATGAACAAGAACCAGGATGTCGGCCCAGTTTCATCCCAAGAGGTTGATTCCCTTGACAACCTCACCGGCTCCTCACCTAACGACCGCAGCTTTGGTTTGGACCAGAACCTCAACTTGACCCTCAGCAGCAGGCCCAGTCCTGGAGTGGGCCTCTTACCATCCAGCCCTCTGCCCCAGCCTCAAGCCCTCCGGCCTCCATCGTTGGCCTTCCTTTCCCCGCTAAACAAACCAGATCCGTCCGAGGTGGACGACCAGGCTCCGGTGTCATCTGACTCCAGCCCGGACTCAAACTTGATCTCCAGTCATGACAGCTGTGTAGATCCCGACTTGCTTAATggcaacatgaactccaacacacaaaacacaaaactgacCTGTGAGACCAACGGCACAATTATCAC GAACTCCTGTAAAGTGAAGCAGACACAGTCGATGCAAAATGACTTCAGTGGACAG gaTGACCATCGTGGAGACCACGCCACAGATGAGGAGAAGTTGGCGAGCAGTGCCAGTGTCAAACCAGACAAGGACCAAAGCG ACTGCCACATGACATCAAAACCTGAGGACTCAGACTGCTGCCCAGTG CAGTTTGAAGACCCATGCAAACTGAAGAACAAGCTGGAGGGAAGTGAAATGCAGAAAACAGGAAGTCGGGTCCTGGATTCCATCTGCATcagtgaggaggaaaaacaggCCGTTCTGACCCTCATTAGAGAGGAG ATCATCACTAAAGAGGCAGTAGCCAACGACTGGAAGAAAAAGTACGAGGACAGCAAACAAGAAGTCAGTGAGATGAG GAAGATTGTTGCAGAATATGAGAAGACAATCGCTCAGATGATCG aggACGAGCAGCGCAACAACCAGAGCTCCCAGAAGGCTTTGCAAACTGTGACGACGGAGAAGGAAGCCGCCCTGGCAGACCTGAACTCCGTGGAGCGCTCTCTCTCTGACGTGTTTCGGCGTTATGAAAATATGAAGAGCACCCTGGAGGGCTTTAAGAAA AATGAGGAGGTGCTGAAGAAGTGTGCTCAAGAGTATCTGGCCAGAGTcaagcaggaggagcagagataCCAGACACTTAAGATCCACGCTGAGGAGAAACTAGACAA GGCCAATGAGGAGATCGCTCAGGTGCGTGCAAAGGCGGGCTCAGAGAACATGGCGATGGCGGCCAGTTTGAGGAAGGAACAGATGAAGAACGAGTCTCTGGAACAAGCTCTGCAGCAGAAG AATCAAGAGATGGAGGAACTCACTAAGATCTGTGATGAGCTGATTGCCAAAATGGGAAGAATAGACTGA
- the LOC129100976 gene encoding transforming acidic coiled-coil-containing protein 1-like isoform X3 codes for MRSRVENTASLAAADFTSRTWTTNMSSDSEGNFGTPEAESPGVVNLLSQLDNSNHTVPSDVANHFMNKNQDVGPVSSQEVDSLDNLTGSSPNDRSFGLDQNLNLTLSSRPSPGVGLLPSSPLPQPQALRPPSLAFLSPLNKPDPSEVDDQAPVSSDSSPDSNLISSHDSCVDPDLLNGNMNSNTQNTKLTCETNGTIITNSCKVKQTQSMQNDFSGQDDHRGDHATDEEKLASSASVKPDKDQSDCHMTSKPEDSDCCPVQFEDPCKLKNKLEGSEMQKTGSRVLDSICISEEEKQAVLTLIREEIITKEAVANDWKKKYEDSKQEVSEMRKIVAEYEKTIAQMIEDEQRNNQSSQKALQTVTTEKEAALADLNSVERSLSDVFRRYENMKSTLEGFKKNEEVLKKCAQEYLARVKQEEQRYQTLKIHAEEKLDKANEEIAQVRAKAGSENMAMAASLRKEQMKNESLEQALQQKNQEMEELTKICDELIAKMGRID; via the exons ATGCGCAGTCGTGTGGAAAACACAGCATCACTTGCAGCGGCAGATTTCACCAGCAGAACTTGGACAACAAACATGAG TTCAGACTCGGAGGGGAATTTTGGGACTCCTGAGGCAGAGTCTCCAGGTGTTGTGAATCTACTGAGCCAACTAGACAACTCCAACCACACAG TTCCTTCTGATGTTGCAAACCACTTTATGAACAAGAACCAGGATGTCGGCCCAGTTTCATCCCAAGAGGTTGATTCCCTTGACAACCTCACCGGCTCCTCACCTAACGACCGCAGCTTTGGTTTGGACCAGAACCTCAACTTGACCCTCAGCAGCAGGCCCAGTCCTGGAGTGGGCCTCTTACCATCCAGCCCTCTGCCCCAGCCTCAAGCCCTCCGGCCTCCATCGTTGGCCTTCCTTTCCCCGCTAAACAAACCAGATCCGTCCGAGGTGGACGACCAGGCTCCGGTGTCATCTGACTCCAGCCCGGACTCAAACTTGATCTCCAGTCATGACAGCTGTGTAGATCCCGACTTGCTTAATggcaacatgaactccaacacacaaaacacaaaactgacCTGTGAGACCAACGGCACAATTATCAC GAACTCCTGTAAAGTGAAGCAGACACAGTCGATGCAAAATGACTTCAGTGGACAG gaTGACCATCGTGGAGACCACGCCACAGATGAGGAGAAGTTGGCGAGCAGTGCCAGTGTCAAACCAGACAAGGACCAAAGCG ACTGCCACATGACATCAAAACCTGAGGACTCAGACTGCTGCCCAGTG CAGTTTGAAGACCCATGCAAACTGAAGAACAAGCTGGAGGGAAGTGAAATGCAGAAAACAGGAAGTCGGGTCCTGGATTCCATCTGCATcagtgaggaggaaaaacaggCCGTTCTGACCCTCATTAGAGAGGAG ATCATCACTAAAGAGGCAGTAGCCAACGACTGGAAGAAAAAGTACGAGGACAGCAAACAAGAAGTCAGTGAGATGAG GAAGATTGTTGCAGAATATGAGAAGACAATCGCTCAGATGATCG aggACGAGCAGCGCAACAACCAGAGCTCCCAGAAGGCTTTGCAAACTGTGACGACGGAGAAGGAAGCCGCCCTGGCAGACCTGAACTCCGTGGAGCGCTCTCTCTCTGACGTGTTTCGGCGTTATGAAAATATGAAGAGCACCCTGGAGGGCTTTAAGAAA AATGAGGAGGTGCTGAAGAAGTGTGCTCAAGAGTATCTGGCCAGAGTcaagcaggaggagcagagataCCAGACACTTAAGATCCACGCTGAGGAGAAACTAGACAA GGCCAATGAGGAGATCGCTCAGGTGCGTGCAAAGGCGGGCTCAGAGAACATGGCGATGGCGGCCAGTTTGAGGAAGGAACAGATGAAGAACGAGTCTCTGGAACAAGCTCTGCAGCAGAAG AATCAAGAGATGGAGGAACTCACTAAGATCTGTGATGAGCTGATTGCCAAAATGGGAAGAATAGACTGA
- the LOC129100976 gene encoding transforming acidic coiled-coil-containing protein 1-like isoform X4 produces the protein MGGSLSQHRKGSVSSPRKKSSISDSEGNFGTPEAESPGVVNLLSQLDNSNHTVPSDVANHFMNKNQDVGPVSSQEVDSLDNLTGSSPNDRSFGLDQNLNLTLSSRPSPGVGLLPSSPLPQPQALRPPSLAFLSPLNKPDPSEVDDQAPVSSDSSPDSNLISSHDSCVDPDLLNGNMNSNTQNTKLTCETNGTIITNSCKVKQTQSMQNDFSGQDDHRGDHATDEEKLASSASVKPDKDQSDCHMTSKPEDSDCCPVQFEDPCKLKNKLEGSEMQKTGSRVLDSICISEEEKQAVLTLIREEIITKEAVANDWKKKYEDSKQEVSEMRKIVAEYEKTIAQMIEDEQRNNQSSQKALQTVTTEKEAALADLNSVERSLSDVFRRYENMKSTLEGFKKNEEVLKKCAQEYLARVKQEEQRYQTLKIHAEEKLDKANEEIAQVRAKAGSENMAMAASLRKEQMKNESLEQALQQKNQEMEELTKICDELIAKMGRID, from the exons ATGGGGGGCTCCCTCAGCCAGCACAGGAAGGGCTCCGTCAGCTCCCCTCGGAAGAAGAGCAGCAT TTCAGACTCGGAGGGGAATTTTGGGACTCCTGAGGCAGAGTCTCCAGGTGTTGTGAATCTACTGAGCCAACTAGACAACTCCAACCACACAG TTCCTTCTGATGTTGCAAACCACTTTATGAACAAGAACCAGGATGTCGGCCCAGTTTCATCCCAAGAGGTTGATTCCCTTGACAACCTCACCGGCTCCTCACCTAACGACCGCAGCTTTGGTTTGGACCAGAACCTCAACTTGACCCTCAGCAGCAGGCCCAGTCCTGGAGTGGGCCTCTTACCATCCAGCCCTCTGCCCCAGCCTCAAGCCCTCCGGCCTCCATCGTTGGCCTTCCTTTCCCCGCTAAACAAACCAGATCCGTCCGAGGTGGACGACCAGGCTCCGGTGTCATCTGACTCCAGCCCGGACTCAAACTTGATCTCCAGTCATGACAGCTGTGTAGATCCCGACTTGCTTAATggcaacatgaactccaacacacaaaacacaaaactgacCTGTGAGACCAACGGCACAATTATCAC GAACTCCTGTAAAGTGAAGCAGACACAGTCGATGCAAAATGACTTCAGTGGACAG gaTGACCATCGTGGAGACCACGCCACAGATGAGGAGAAGTTGGCGAGCAGTGCCAGTGTCAAACCAGACAAGGACCAAAGCG ACTGCCACATGACATCAAAACCTGAGGACTCAGACTGCTGCCCAGTG CAGTTTGAAGACCCATGCAAACTGAAGAACAAGCTGGAGGGAAGTGAAATGCAGAAAACAGGAAGTCGGGTCCTGGATTCCATCTGCATcagtgaggaggaaaaacaggCCGTTCTGACCCTCATTAGAGAGGAG ATCATCACTAAAGAGGCAGTAGCCAACGACTGGAAGAAAAAGTACGAGGACAGCAAACAAGAAGTCAGTGAGATGAG GAAGATTGTTGCAGAATATGAGAAGACAATCGCTCAGATGATCG aggACGAGCAGCGCAACAACCAGAGCTCCCAGAAGGCTTTGCAAACTGTGACGACGGAGAAGGAAGCCGCCCTGGCAGACCTGAACTCCGTGGAGCGCTCTCTCTCTGACGTGTTTCGGCGTTATGAAAATATGAAGAGCACCCTGGAGGGCTTTAAGAAA AATGAGGAGGTGCTGAAGAAGTGTGCTCAAGAGTATCTGGCCAGAGTcaagcaggaggagcagagataCCAGACACTTAAGATCCACGCTGAGGAGAAACTAGACAA GGCCAATGAGGAGATCGCTCAGGTGCGTGCAAAGGCGGGCTCAGAGAACATGGCGATGGCGGCCAGTTTGAGGAAGGAACAGATGAAGAACGAGTCTCTGGAACAAGCTCTGCAGCAGAAG AATCAAGAGATGGAGGAACTCACTAAGATCTGTGATGAGCTGATTGCCAAAATGGGAAGAATAGACTGA
- the LOC129100976 gene encoding transforming acidic coiled-coil-containing protein 1-like isoform X6 encodes MGGSLSQHRKGSVSSPRKKSSISDSEGNFGTPEAESPGVVNLLSQLDNSNHTVPSDVANHFMNKNQDVGPVSSQEVDSLDNLTGSSPNDRSFGLDQNLNLTLSSRPSPGVGLLPSSPLPQPQALRPPSLAFLSPLNKPDPSEVDDQAPVSSDSSPDSNLISSHDSCVDPDLLNGNMNSNTQNTKLTCETNGTIITNSCKVKQTQSMQNDFSGQDDHRGDHATDEEKLASSASVKPDKDQSDCHMTSKPEDSDCCPVFEDPCKLKNKLEGSEMQKTGSRVLDSICISEEEKQAVLTLIREEIITKEAVANDWKKKYEDSKQEVSEMRKIVAEYEKTIAQMIEDEQRNNQSSQKALQTVTTEKEAALADLNSVERSLSDVFRRYENMKSTLEGFKKNEEVLKKCAQEYLARVKQEEQRYQTLKIHAEEKLDKANEEIAQVRAKAGSENMAMAASLRKEQMKNESLEQALQQKNQEMEELTKICDELIAKMGRID; translated from the exons ATGGGGGGCTCCCTCAGCCAGCACAGGAAGGGCTCCGTCAGCTCCCCTCGGAAGAAGAGCAGCAT TTCAGACTCGGAGGGGAATTTTGGGACTCCTGAGGCAGAGTCTCCAGGTGTTGTGAATCTACTGAGCCAACTAGACAACTCCAACCACACAG TTCCTTCTGATGTTGCAAACCACTTTATGAACAAGAACCAGGATGTCGGCCCAGTTTCATCCCAAGAGGTTGATTCCCTTGACAACCTCACCGGCTCCTCACCTAACGACCGCAGCTTTGGTTTGGACCAGAACCTCAACTTGACCCTCAGCAGCAGGCCCAGTCCTGGAGTGGGCCTCTTACCATCCAGCCCTCTGCCCCAGCCTCAAGCCCTCCGGCCTCCATCGTTGGCCTTCCTTTCCCCGCTAAACAAACCAGATCCGTCCGAGGTGGACGACCAGGCTCCGGTGTCATCTGACTCCAGCCCGGACTCAAACTTGATCTCCAGTCATGACAGCTGTGTAGATCCCGACTTGCTTAATggcaacatgaactccaacacacaaaacacaaaactgacCTGTGAGACCAACGGCACAATTATCAC GAACTCCTGTAAAGTGAAGCAGACACAGTCGATGCAAAATGACTTCAGTGGACAG gaTGACCATCGTGGAGACCACGCCACAGATGAGGAGAAGTTGGCGAGCAGTGCCAGTGTCAAACCAGACAAGGACCAAAGCG ACTGCCACATGACATCAAAACCTGAGGACTCAGACTGCTGCCCAGTG TTTGAAGACCCATGCAAACTGAAGAACAAGCTGGAGGGAAGTGAAATGCAGAAAACAGGAAGTCGGGTCCTGGATTCCATCTGCATcagtgaggaggaaaaacaggCCGTTCTGACCCTCATTAGAGAGGAG ATCATCACTAAAGAGGCAGTAGCCAACGACTGGAAGAAAAAGTACGAGGACAGCAAACAAGAAGTCAGTGAGATGAG GAAGATTGTTGCAGAATATGAGAAGACAATCGCTCAGATGATCG aggACGAGCAGCGCAACAACCAGAGCTCCCAGAAGGCTTTGCAAACTGTGACGACGGAGAAGGAAGCCGCCCTGGCAGACCTGAACTCCGTGGAGCGCTCTCTCTCTGACGTGTTTCGGCGTTATGAAAATATGAAGAGCACCCTGGAGGGCTTTAAGAAA AATGAGGAGGTGCTGAAGAAGTGTGCTCAAGAGTATCTGGCCAGAGTcaagcaggaggagcagagataCCAGACACTTAAGATCCACGCTGAGGAGAAACTAGACAA GGCCAATGAGGAGATCGCTCAGGTGCGTGCAAAGGCGGGCTCAGAGAACATGGCGATGGCGGCCAGTTTGAGGAAGGAACAGATGAAGAACGAGTCTCTGGAACAAGCTCTGCAGCAGAAG AATCAAGAGATGGAGGAACTCACTAAGATCTGTGATGAGCTGATTGCCAAAATGGGAAGAATAGACTGA
- the LOC129100976 gene encoding transforming acidic coiled-coil-containing protein 1-like isoform X1, with product MSWLSPVQWAKWTWSAVTRGAGDEGQPRSKDDGEDNSDSEGNFGTPEAESPGVVNLLSQLDNSNHTVPSDVANHFMNKNQDVGPVSSQEVDSLDNLTGSSPNDRSFGLDQNLNLTLSSRPSPGVGLLPSSPLPQPQALRPPSLAFLSPLNKPDPSEVDDQAPVSSDSSPDSNLISSHDSCVDPDLLNGNMNSNTQNTKLTCETNGTIITNSCKVKQTQSMQNDFSGQDDHRGDHATDEEKLASSASVKPDKDQSDCHMTSKPEDSDCCPVQFEDPCKLKNKLEGSEMQKTGSRVLDSICISEEEKQAVLTLIREEIITKEAVANDWKKKYEDSKQEVSEMRKIVAEYEKTIAQMIEDEQRNNQSSQKALQTVTTEKEAALADLNSVERSLSDVFRRYENMKSTLEGFKKNEEVLKKCAQEYLARVKQEEQRYQTLKIHAEEKLDKANEEIAQVRAKAGSENMAMAASLRKEQMKNESLEQALQQKNQEMEELTKICDELIAKMGRID from the exons ATGTCTTGGCTGTCTCCGGTCCAGTGGGCCAAATGGACATGGTCAGCAGTGACTCGGGGTGCGGGGGACGAGGGGCAGCCCAGATCCAAGGATGACGGAGAGGACAA TTCAGACTCGGAGGGGAATTTTGGGACTCCTGAGGCAGAGTCTCCAGGTGTTGTGAATCTACTGAGCCAACTAGACAACTCCAACCACACAG TTCCTTCTGATGTTGCAAACCACTTTATGAACAAGAACCAGGATGTCGGCCCAGTTTCATCCCAAGAGGTTGATTCCCTTGACAACCTCACCGGCTCCTCACCTAACGACCGCAGCTTTGGTTTGGACCAGAACCTCAACTTGACCCTCAGCAGCAGGCCCAGTCCTGGAGTGGGCCTCTTACCATCCAGCCCTCTGCCCCAGCCTCAAGCCCTCCGGCCTCCATCGTTGGCCTTCCTTTCCCCGCTAAACAAACCAGATCCGTCCGAGGTGGACGACCAGGCTCCGGTGTCATCTGACTCCAGCCCGGACTCAAACTTGATCTCCAGTCATGACAGCTGTGTAGATCCCGACTTGCTTAATggcaacatgaactccaacacacaaaacacaaaactgacCTGTGAGACCAACGGCACAATTATCAC GAACTCCTGTAAAGTGAAGCAGACACAGTCGATGCAAAATGACTTCAGTGGACAG gaTGACCATCGTGGAGACCACGCCACAGATGAGGAGAAGTTGGCGAGCAGTGCCAGTGTCAAACCAGACAAGGACCAAAGCG ACTGCCACATGACATCAAAACCTGAGGACTCAGACTGCTGCCCAGTG CAGTTTGAAGACCCATGCAAACTGAAGAACAAGCTGGAGGGAAGTGAAATGCAGAAAACAGGAAGTCGGGTCCTGGATTCCATCTGCATcagtgaggaggaaaaacaggCCGTTCTGACCCTCATTAGAGAGGAG ATCATCACTAAAGAGGCAGTAGCCAACGACTGGAAGAAAAAGTACGAGGACAGCAAACAAGAAGTCAGTGAGATGAG GAAGATTGTTGCAGAATATGAGAAGACAATCGCTCAGATGATCG aggACGAGCAGCGCAACAACCAGAGCTCCCAGAAGGCTTTGCAAACTGTGACGACGGAGAAGGAAGCCGCCCTGGCAGACCTGAACTCCGTGGAGCGCTCTCTCTCTGACGTGTTTCGGCGTTATGAAAATATGAAGAGCACCCTGGAGGGCTTTAAGAAA AATGAGGAGGTGCTGAAGAAGTGTGCTCAAGAGTATCTGGCCAGAGTcaagcaggaggagcagagataCCAGACACTTAAGATCCACGCTGAGGAGAAACTAGACAA GGCCAATGAGGAGATCGCTCAGGTGCGTGCAAAGGCGGGCTCAGAGAACATGGCGATGGCGGCCAGTTTGAGGAAGGAACAGATGAAGAACGAGTCTCTGGAACAAGCTCTGCAGCAGAAG AATCAAGAGATGGAGGAACTCACTAAGATCTGTGATGAGCTGATTGCCAAAATGGGAAGAATAGACTGA
- the LOC129100976 gene encoding transforming acidic coiled-coil-containing protein 1-like isoform X2: MSWLSPVQWAKWTWSAVTRGAGDEGQPRSKDDGEDNSDSEGNFGTPEAESPGVVNLLSQLDNSNHTVPSDVANHFMNKNQDVGPVSSQEVDSLDNLTGSSPNDRSFGLDQNLNLTLSSRPSPGVGLLPSSPLPQPQALRPPSLAFLSPLNKPDPSEVDDQAPVSSDSSPDSNLISSHDSCVDPDLLNGNMNSNTQNTKLTCETNGTIITNSCKVKQTQSMQNDFSGQDDHRGDHATDEEKLASSASVKPDKDQSDCHMTSKPEDSDCCPVFEDPCKLKNKLEGSEMQKTGSRVLDSICISEEEKQAVLTLIREEIITKEAVANDWKKKYEDSKQEVSEMRKIVAEYEKTIAQMIEDEQRNNQSSQKALQTVTTEKEAALADLNSVERSLSDVFRRYENMKSTLEGFKKNEEVLKKCAQEYLARVKQEEQRYQTLKIHAEEKLDKANEEIAQVRAKAGSENMAMAASLRKEQMKNESLEQALQQKNQEMEELTKICDELIAKMGRID; the protein is encoded by the exons ATGTCTTGGCTGTCTCCGGTCCAGTGGGCCAAATGGACATGGTCAGCAGTGACTCGGGGTGCGGGGGACGAGGGGCAGCCCAGATCCAAGGATGACGGAGAGGACAA TTCAGACTCGGAGGGGAATTTTGGGACTCCTGAGGCAGAGTCTCCAGGTGTTGTGAATCTACTGAGCCAACTAGACAACTCCAACCACACAG TTCCTTCTGATGTTGCAAACCACTTTATGAACAAGAACCAGGATGTCGGCCCAGTTTCATCCCAAGAGGTTGATTCCCTTGACAACCTCACCGGCTCCTCACCTAACGACCGCAGCTTTGGTTTGGACCAGAACCTCAACTTGACCCTCAGCAGCAGGCCCAGTCCTGGAGTGGGCCTCTTACCATCCAGCCCTCTGCCCCAGCCTCAAGCCCTCCGGCCTCCATCGTTGGCCTTCCTTTCCCCGCTAAACAAACCAGATCCGTCCGAGGTGGACGACCAGGCTCCGGTGTCATCTGACTCCAGCCCGGACTCAAACTTGATCTCCAGTCATGACAGCTGTGTAGATCCCGACTTGCTTAATggcaacatgaactccaacacacaaaacacaaaactgacCTGTGAGACCAACGGCACAATTATCAC GAACTCCTGTAAAGTGAAGCAGACACAGTCGATGCAAAATGACTTCAGTGGACAG gaTGACCATCGTGGAGACCACGCCACAGATGAGGAGAAGTTGGCGAGCAGTGCCAGTGTCAAACCAGACAAGGACCAAAGCG ACTGCCACATGACATCAAAACCTGAGGACTCAGACTGCTGCCCAGTG TTTGAAGACCCATGCAAACTGAAGAACAAGCTGGAGGGAAGTGAAATGCAGAAAACAGGAAGTCGGGTCCTGGATTCCATCTGCATcagtgaggaggaaaaacaggCCGTTCTGACCCTCATTAGAGAGGAG ATCATCACTAAAGAGGCAGTAGCCAACGACTGGAAGAAAAAGTACGAGGACAGCAAACAAGAAGTCAGTGAGATGAG GAAGATTGTTGCAGAATATGAGAAGACAATCGCTCAGATGATCG aggACGAGCAGCGCAACAACCAGAGCTCCCAGAAGGCTTTGCAAACTGTGACGACGGAGAAGGAAGCCGCCCTGGCAGACCTGAACTCCGTGGAGCGCTCTCTCTCTGACGTGTTTCGGCGTTATGAAAATATGAAGAGCACCCTGGAGGGCTTTAAGAAA AATGAGGAGGTGCTGAAGAAGTGTGCTCAAGAGTATCTGGCCAGAGTcaagcaggaggagcagagataCCAGACACTTAAGATCCACGCTGAGGAGAAACTAGACAA GGCCAATGAGGAGATCGCTCAGGTGCGTGCAAAGGCGGGCTCAGAGAACATGGCGATGGCGGCCAGTTTGAGGAAGGAACAGATGAAGAACGAGTCTCTGGAACAAGCTCTGCAGCAGAAG AATCAAGAGATGGAGGAACTCACTAAGATCTGTGATGAGCTGATTGCCAAAATGGGAAGAATAGACTGA